The Legionella jordanis genomic sequence TGATGATGATGGCATCAAGGCTTTTTACCCCAACCCACTCAAGGTAAGGAATGATAGCCAGATTGGCCATATCACCTCCCTTATAGAATTTCATGCCGCTGTCATAAACCAGATTATGATTAGCAGTGCGAACCACAATGGCCAATCCCTGTCCGACATCCACCACATCAATGGCTGCCTCCCCTTCTGCAAGCCTTTGCTTTCCAGGCAAAAGGCTTGCCAAGAACAACACTGCAATGGCTGGTAAAACAGGTCTTATCGGAAAAAAAAGAGCAAGAAACATGGTTAACATTAAAGACAAAACAGGCAAGATGTCGTTGAAGGAAAATTGCAAATTAATGAATGAAAAGGAATCAATCCAACCTAGATAGCCAAGCAACACTTTAATGCCAACATCAATTGGCCATAAAATCCAGGGACACTGCCAAAACTGGATTAAGAATAATCCGGCAAGAGAATAGGGGACAATAAACAATTCCACCATCGGTACAGCCAAAAGATTCGCCGCAAAACCGTTTAAAGCCCCGTAAGAAAACCAGTATAGGGTCAAGGGTAACAGGCCAAAAAGGCAACTCAGTTGCAACAGGATGACTTTTTTAATTCCCTGCACTGCAAAGCGTTGATTGACCAAAATTAAGCAGGCAACGGCCAAAAAAGAGAGGTAAAAGCCTGGACTGAGTACATCATGAGGTTCCAGAAGAAGTGCTGACAACAAGGCATATCGCCAAGCCTGCCATACACTGAAACGGCCGCTTAAAAAATTTTTCATCAACATGAAAAAGCAAGTCAATAATGCCCGTTGCGTTGGAGCACCAAATCCCGCCAAAAGCGAATAAGCCAATGCAACGATTAATGCCACAAAACTGGCTGCTTGCGGGGCTGGGTAAAACAGGCATAAACGAGCGCTTCTTGTCCAAAACCAACGCATCAGCCAAAAACTCAAACCTGCCGCCAAACCGATATGAGATCCAGAAATGACCATTAAATGGGTTGTACCCGTTCGCCGAAACAAATCCCAAAGCGTTTTATCGATGTGGCTGGTTAAACCGAGGCTGATGGCTTCAAAAATTCCTAAAGAGGACTCATGCGACATAAGGGCCGAGGCTGAATGGGCGAAATGCTGGCGCAGAGCCAACAAGCTAAGCCCTCTTGCTCCTGCTAGCCGCGTCATAGCTTGAGATTTAATGTAACCAGTCCAGTTAATATGATGCATCCTCAACCAGGCCACGTAATCAAAATGTCCAGGATTACCCAGATTTTGTGGTTTTTTCAATTTGGCTTGAAATCGCCAGCGATCACCTAAATGAAACTTAGGGCAATGATTGTAACAAGACAGCAATACAATTGCTGACGCGGGCTGGCGGTCAAGCTTAACCACTCTAAATTGAAACTGTGATTTGGCTTCGGTGGCTGTTGGAATGGAAACTATCTCACCTTCTATGAAGACTTTTGGCATCACCTTTAAAGCCTTGTTTCCCATCCCTTGATCAGCAATAAGCCACTCATGAACAAGGCAATATGATAATCCTGCTAAAAAACAAATTGGATAAGCTGAGCTTGGCTTGAACAATAATGCAAACATCAGCAACAGGCAAAGCGCTGAATTCGTGTAAAAAAAGGCCGCCCCCGCAAAAAAACAGAGTATTTCCATATTCCATGTCGGACCTGCTTTAAAGGACGTACTTTAGCGAAATCACAAGTTCAAACAACTCCATGAAATTGGGTGTTTAACGGCAAAATTGATGGAAAAACCCTAGCAATAACAATTATATTCCAATAGGATAAAGAAAAAGGTGATAGGGATATTTCCATGATAATTTCAACCTTAAATGAGAGCGACAAAGACACTCGCGTTGCGATTTCCCCCGCTGCGGTGAAGCAATACATTAAAATGGGTTTTGAGGTGACCGTTGAAACGCAGGCCGGTAATGCCTCAGGTTTCAGTGATGCTGATTACCAACAAGCCGGGGCGACGGTTGTTAATGAGAGAACGGTTCTACTTAAAACCACAAACATCGTGTTGCTGGTCAATGAACCTAATCCCAGCGAGTTGGACGGGCTGCAAGCCCATAGTCTCGTGATTGCCCATATCGATAATGAGCCGCAAGCGGAATTAATCACTTGGGCATGTAAGGAAAACATCAGCCTCATTTCAATGAATTTAATACCCAGAATCAGCCGCGCCCAAAGCATGGACAGCCTTTCTTCACAGGCGAACCTGGCCGGTTACCGGGCTGTCCTTGAAGCCACAGCTTATTTTAAACGGGCTATTCCGATGATGATGACGGCAGCTGGAATGATTCACCCGGCCAAAGTTCTGGTCTTGGGGGCTGGTGTGGCCGGATTACAAGCAATTGCAACGGCCAAACGGTTAGGTGCAGTCGTTTATGCCTTTGATGTCCGACGTGCGGCCAAGGAGCAAGTAGAAAGTTTAGGCGCTGAATTTGTGGAAGTGGGTGTGGAACAGGATGCCGAAACAAAGGGCGGTTATGCTTCGGAAACCTCGGAAGAATACAAACGTCAACAAGCCGAACTGATTGATAAATTTGCCAGGCAATCTGACATCGTCATCAGCACAGCTTTAATCCCAGGCCGAAAGGCGCCAATCCTCTTAACCAAGCAAACGGTTGAAGGCATGAAACCAGGCTCAATCATTGTTGATCTGGCAACCTCTCGTGGCGGTAACTGCGAGTACAGTGAGCGGGATAAAGTTGTCCGTATTGGCGGAGTCACTGTTGTAGGCTACAGCAATTTAGCAGGATTTGTTCCTGCAACGGCCAGTGAACTGTATGCCACTAATTTGCTTAATTTAATGCGCCTCCTGGCTCCCAAAGCCGAGCAATTGAACTTCAATGCCGAGGATGAAATTATTAAACAAGCCCTGCTTTGTCATGCAGGGAAATACCTTCCCTTTCAAGCGAATAAGGAAGCTCAACATGCATAGCATTAACACTTTAAGCAACCCCTATATAGCGATTTTAACCATTTTCGTATTAGCCTGCTTTGTAGGGTATTACGTGGTTTGGAAGGTAACCCCTGCTTTGCATACCCCATTGATGTCAGTCACCAACGCCATCTCAAGCATCATTATTTTAGGAGCGATTATCGCGGCCGGAACGACCGCTACAGGCACGATAACCGTTTTAGGTGGATTAGGAATATTCATCACAGCCATCAATATCTTTGGTGGGTTTGTGGTGACTCAACGCATGCTGCGCATGTATAAAAAATAATGATTAAGGACGATAAGCCATGACTTCTTTGTTTCCATTTTTATACCTGATTGCGGCAGTCTGCTTTATTCTGGCACTTAAAGGCTTGGCAAGCCCTGCCACCGCAAGGCGAGGAAACTTGCTGGGGATTTTTGGCATGTTTCTAGCGGTGGCCTCCACCTTGATGATGCCGTCCACTCACCATCATTTGCTGCTCATCGCTTTAATTATCGCCGGGGGCATCGTAGGAACAATCATTGCCCTTAAAATCAATATGACCGCCCTACCCCAGTTGGTAGCTGGCTTTCACTCCCTGGTTGGCCTTGCAGCGGTTCTTGTCGCTTTTTGCGCTTACTTAGCCCCAGCTTCTTTTGGCATTGGCAGACCCGGTAATATTGAAACAGCAAGCCTTGTCGAAATGAGCCTCGGTTTAATCATTGGTGCAATCACCTTTTCCGGTTCTGTCATTGCTTTCTTAAAGCTTCAAGGCATCATGTCAGGACAACCCATTCGTTATCCAGGACAAAAATTTGGGAATCTCATCCTTGCTCTTGGCATTGTAGCTATCTTCATTTTCTTTTTAACCGGCCAATCCCTCTACACCCTAATCACCATGGCGGCTCTTTCTTTTCTCCTGGGAGTGCTCTTAATCATCCCAATCGGCGGCGCGGATATGCCTGTCGTAATCTCCATGCTGAACTCCTATTCTGGATGGGCTGCCGCTGGAATTGGATTTACGCTGAGTAACCATTTATTGGTGATAACCGGTGCCCTGGTCGGTGCCAGCGGGGCAATTTTGAGTTACATCATGTGTGTGGGCATGAACCGCTCAATTATAAACGTCATTTTCGGTGGCCTTAAAGCTAGCGACACTGGAACTTCGGCAGTAAGGCAGGACAACCAGCAAATTCATCAAGCCAATGGGGAAGATGCAGCTTTTCTATTGAGCAACGCCAAGGATGTCATCATTGTGCCTGGTTATGGCATGGCTGTGGCACATGCCCAACACGCCGTAAAAGAGCTGGTAGACGCGTTAGAAAAGCGCGATATACGCGTGCGTTTTGCCATTCATCCGGTCGCTGGCCGCATGCCCGGCCATATGAACGTGCTGCTTGCGGAAGCCAACATTCCTTATGATCGGGTGTATGAGCAAAGCGAAATCAATCGCGACTTTGCCACAGCCGATGTTGCCTTCGTAATTGGTGCTAATGACATTACCAATCCCGCAGCCAAAACGGATCCTGGCTCTCCCATTTATGGTATGCCTGTGCTGGAAGTAGAAAAGGCCAAAACCGTTTTATTTGTAAAACGAAGCCTCTCACCGGGTTATGCGGGCGTTGAAAACGATTTATTTTACCGAGACAACACCTACATGTTGTTCGGCGATGCGAAAAAGATGACTGAATCCATTGCCAAAGCACTCACAGAAATATAAAAAATACTTGAAAAATTAACTTGTTATATAATAAAAACCCGTAATAGAAATGTTGCGGGTTTTTTTTATTTTCTAAAAAATAAATTTTCTTTTTTACTCAAGAAAGAACAGCAAAATTAAAAAAATTACATTGAATAAAAACAAAAATATTTATGAATTTGATCTAAAATTTTTCCCTGTTTGCCATCCATAAAAAATACAGGTATCTTAATCTTTTTTTTCAGGAGACATTTATGTTGCGAAAGCTTGGTTATGGCTTGCTTTTTGCTGGTGCTTTATTCAGCGCCAGTGCTTTTTCTACTAACCTTCATGAATTCAATGTTGGTATCAGTCTGGACTATGAATTACCTCCAAATGATCCTCAAGAATTTGTGAATTCCTGGTTTTGGACAATCACTTCGGTATGCACCATACATAGCCAAGACAGCAGCAATCCAATTTTGATTGAAGTGTTAAAACGATCAGGAAAAATCAATGGCACCGAACTTTCAGAAGGCGACAACATTTATGTTACGGTTCACGACGGTGATAAGGTAACCATCGTTGCCGACTCTGGAGGGAAGGTGCGATTAACAAATAAAGGCCCCCATACCATAAGTGCGAGCTGCTCCGCCTAGTATTCCTATCAGGAGCTTTCAGACACTGAAAGCTCCTGGTCTTTTAATGCTCTCGAGTGGCAGAAAATTCAATTTTAGGATAACGTTCCTGAGCCATCGTCAAATTTACCCGAGTTGGCGCCAAATACATCAAAGAATCGCTGCCGTCTAAAGCCAAATGGTCGTAAGCCTTGGTGCGGAATTCAGCCATGGCCTTTTCATCCTCTGAATAAACCCAGCGAGCACAAGTCACACTTACGTTTTCATAAACGCAATCAACTTTGTATTCATGTTTTAAGCGATGGGCCACTACATCAAATTGCAACACACCAACCGCGCCTAAAATGAGCTGATTGCTGTTTAATGGCCGAAAAACCTGGGTGGCACCTTCTTCCGACAGTTCAATTAAACCTTTGACCAACGCTTTACTTTTTAGTGGATCTTTAAGTCTGACCAAGCGAAACAATTCAGGGGCAAAGTTCGGAATGCCTGTAAATTTTAACTGCTCCCCTTGGGTAAAGGTATCACCAATACGAATGGTCCCATGATTATGCAAACCAATGATGTCACCGGCCATAGCCGTTTCAGCATGGGTTCTGTCGCCAGCCATAAAAGTCAAAGCATTGGCTATTTGTATTTCCTTACCAATGCGCAGGTGATTTAACTTCATCCCTTTTTTAAAGGTACCGGAGCAAATGCGTAAAAAGGCTATCCGATCCCGATGTTTCGGGTCCATGTTAGCCTGAATCTTAAATACAAAGCCGCTAAAGGCTTCTTCATCAGGATTCACTTGCCGCTCAAGAGTCGCACGAGGCCTTGGTCCTG encodes the following:
- a CDS encoding DNA internalization-related competence protein ComEC/Rec2 codes for the protein MEILCFFAGAAFFYTNSALCLLLMFALLFKPSSAYPICFLAGLSYCLVHEWLIADQGMGNKALKVMPKVFIEGEIVSIPTATEAKSQFQFRVVKLDRQPASAIVLLSCYNHCPKFHLGDRWRFQAKLKKPQNLGNPGHFDYVAWLRMHHINWTGYIKSQAMTRLAGARGLSLLALRQHFAHSASALMSHESSLGIFEAISLGLTSHIDKTLWDLFRRTGTTHLMVISGSHIGLAAGLSFWLMRWFWTRSARLCLFYPAPQAASFVALIVALAYSLLAGFGAPTQRALLTCFFMLMKNFLSGRFSVWQAWRYALLSALLLEPHDVLSPGFYLSFLAVACLILVNQRFAVQGIKKVILLQLSCLFGLLPLTLYWFSYGALNGFAANLLAVPMVELFIVPYSLAGLFLIQFWQCPWILWPIDVGIKVLLGYLGWIDSFSFINLQFSFNDILPVLSLMLTMFLALFFPIRPVLPAIAVLFLASLLPGKQRLAEGEAAIDVVDVGQGLAIVVRTANHNLVYDSGMKFYKGGDMANLAIIPYLEWVGVKSLDAIIISHPDLDHRGGLASLEEKYPGVQLLSNEVSFYRHGLNCHDYPPWTWDGVYFQFLPINERFPDKNNRSCVLKISTENGQVLFTGDIERLAEHYLLMTYGDHLKADVLVVPHHGSKTSSSKEFIGMVAPKYAIISSGFDNRYHFPHQKTLDTFNEKGIIWFNTSSCGMFSVRLGNKEAELKPKCFNSPNNGEILY
- a CDS encoding Re/Si-specific NAD(P)(+) transhydrogenase subunit alpha, with product MIISTLNESDKDTRVAISPAAVKQYIKMGFEVTVETQAGNASGFSDADYQQAGATVVNERTVLLKTTNIVLLVNEPNPSELDGLQAHSLVIAHIDNEPQAELITWACKENISLISMNLIPRISRAQSMDSLSSQANLAGYRAVLEATAYFKRAIPMMMTAAGMIHPAKVLVLGAGVAGLQAIATAKRLGAVVYAFDVRRAAKEQVESLGAEFVEVGVEQDAETKGGYASETSEEYKRQQAELIDKFARQSDIVISTALIPGRKAPILLTKQTVEGMKPGSIIVDLATSRGGNCEYSERDKVVRIGGVTVVGYSNLAGFVPATASELYATNLLNLMRLLAPKAEQLNFNAEDEIIKQALLCHAGKYLPFQANKEAQHA
- a CDS encoding proton-translocating transhydrogenase family protein; its protein translation is MHSINTLSNPYIAILTIFVLACFVGYYVVWKVTPALHTPLMSVTNAISSIIILGAIIAAGTTATGTITVLGGLGIFITAINIFGGFVVTQRMLRMYKK
- a CDS encoding NAD(P)(+) transhydrogenase (Re/Si-specific) subunit beta, producing MTSLFPFLYLIAAVCFILALKGLASPATARRGNLLGIFGMFLAVASTLMMPSTHHHLLLIALIIAGGIVGTIIALKINMTALPQLVAGFHSLVGLAAVLVAFCAYLAPASFGIGRPGNIETASLVEMSLGLIIGAITFSGSVIAFLKLQGIMSGQPIRYPGQKFGNLILALGIVAIFIFFLTGQSLYTLITMAALSFLLGVLLIIPIGGADMPVVISMLNSYSGWAAAGIGFTLSNHLLVITGALVGASGAILSYIMCVGMNRSIINVIFGGLKASDTGTSAVRQDNQQIHQANGEDAAFLLSNAKDVIIVPGYGMAVAHAQHAVKELVDALEKRDIRVRFAIHPVAGRMPGHMNVLLAEANIPYDRVYEQSEINRDFATADVAFVIGANDITNPAAKTDPGSPIYGMPVLEVEKAKTVLFVKRSLSPGYAGVENDLFYRDNTYMLFGDAKKMTESIAKALTEI